The following is a genomic window from Geminicoccaceae bacterium.
AGGGCCTGTCAGGAATTTCGTGTACGGGCGATGAATTGATCATGATTTTCAGGCGGCCCGGAGGCGGTCTTCGAAGAGAATGGCGAACTGTGCCTTGGCCATGGCCCATTCGCGTGGCGGCATTCTCCACTCCTTTTCGGCCAGGTTCAAGACCAGGAAGAGCAGCTTCATGGCGCTCTCGTCATTCGGGAAATGACCACGGGTTCGCACCGCGCGTCGCAGTTTGCTGTTCAGGGCTTCGATCGCGTTGGTGGTGTAGATGATCCGGCGAACGTCGTCGGCAAAGGCGAAGAACGGAATGACGGCCTGCCAGTTGCGACGCCAGGACATGGCAATGGCCGGGTATTTTTGCCCCCAAATTCCAGCATCGAACGCCTCCAGCGCCGCCATTCCGGCGTCGGCGTCCTTGGCCCGGTAGACGGTCTTCAGCTCGGCGGCGACGGCCCGGCGGTCCTTGTAGCTGACGAAATCCAATGAGTTGCGGATCAGATGAACGATGCAGGTCTGGACCTGGGTCTGCGGGAACACGGCCGTGATCGCCTCCGGAAACCCCTTCAGGCCATCGACGATCGCGATCAGGATATCCTCGATGCCCCGGTTTTTCAGCTCGTTCATCACCCGCAGCCAGAATTTCGCGCCCTCTGTCTGTTCGATCCAGAGCCCGAGGATCTCCTTCTGGCCGTCGAGCCGAACGCCGAGCGCGACATAGACCGCCTTGTTGCGGACCATCCCCTCGTCGCGGATCTTGACCCTCAAGGCATCGAAAAAGACCAGCGGATAAAGGCTTTCCAGCGGCCGGTTCTGCCATTCGGCAACCTCGTCCAGGATGTCGTCGGTCACGGCACTGATCAGCTCGGGGGAGACGTCAACGCCATAAATCTCGTCCAGATGACCGCGGATCTCCCTGACCGTCATGCCGCGGGCGTACATCGAGATGATCTTTTCGTCGAAGCCCGGCAGTCGCCGGCGATATTTCGCGATGAGCTGCGGATCAAAGGTCGATAACCGGTCACGTGGCACCGCAATCCCGAACTTGCCACTGTCCGTGATCACCGTCTTGGAGCTGTAGCCATTGCGGCTGTTGGATTTCCCCTCGCTCGCTTCGCCAGCCAGGTGATGATCCATCTCGGCGTTCAACGCCCGCTCGGCCAATTGCCGTTTGAGCTCATCAAGCAATCCTCCCTTGTCGAACAGCGTCGAGGGATCTTGCCCAACAAGCAACTGGTCGATCAGTCGCTCACGTTGCGTAGGCTTCTTGCGTGCTGGCATGTGATGGTTCCTCTCTTTCCATCATCATCGCCCGTACACGAAATTCCTGACAGGCCCGTAGTCAGACGAGGTCGTTCTGTTATGTGAGCGATCTCGTGGATGGCCTGATCAGGCTGATGGAGTCTCCCGACGATATCACCGGACCCGTGAATCTTGGCAATCCGACGGAGTTTTCCATCCGCGAACTCGCTGAGCTCGTCGTTGCGAAGACGGGGTCGACCTCCGATATCATCGAATTGCCTCTTCCCCAGGATGATCCGCGCCAGCGCCAGCCGAAAATCGACCGTGCGAAGATGTTGCTGGGGTGGGCGCCGACGGTGGCGCTGGCCGAAGGACTTGACCGGACGATTGAATTTTTCGCCAGGCATCTGACTGAAATGCCCGTCAGCTGATCAGCAGAATGGTCGATCCGATGGAACGCAATGTCGTCGTCGTGGGTGGTGCCGGCTACGTGGGCAGTCACGCCTGCAAGGCCCTCGCCAAGGCGGGCTACAGGCCTGTCGTTGTCGACAATCTTTCGACAGGGAATCGGTGGGCGGTGAAGTGGGGGCCCTTGGAACTCGCCGACATGCATCGTCCCGAGCAATTATCGGATGTCTTCAGGAGATATGCACCGATCGGTGTCCTGCATTTCGCAGCAGATGCGCTGGTTGGCGAGTCGATGCGGCACCCGTCCCGCTATTACCGCAATAACATCGTCGGCACACTCAATCTCCTCGATGCATGCAGGGCGGCAGATTGCCGACATTTTGTTTTTTCCAGTACTTGTGCCGTATATGGCAATGCCGCAGCCCTGCCGATCAGGGAGGATACGCCCACCGTTCCTGTCAATCCCTATGGTGCGTCAAAGCTGATGGTCGAACGGATCCTCGCCGACCATGCGATGGCCTATGGCCTGCGGTATGCTGCCCTTCGCTATTTCAATGCGGCCGGTGCCGATCCCGACGGCGAGATCGGCGAGTGTCGTATCGTCGAAACGCACCTGATTCCCCTGGCGATCGACGCTGTCCTGGGGCGCCGTCCGCCGCTTCGGATCTTTGGCGACGATTATCCCACGGAAGACGGTACCGCAATTCGTGACTATGTTCATGTAAGCGAACTGGCCTCCGCACATGTGCGGGCCCTCGACCATTTATTGCGAGGCGGAGAGCCCCTGGTCGTGAATCTCGGTTCGGGGTGTGGTCACTCGGTTCATCAGGTCATAAATTGTATCGAGAAGATATCGGGAAGGAACGTACCTCACACCGTTGAATCCCGGAGATCTGGAGATCCTCCTTTTCTTGTCGCCGATATATCGTTGGCAAAGAACGATCTGGAAATTGTATTCGACAGTGCCTTGGAAAAAATAGTCGCTACGGCATGGTCCTGGGCAACTGCCAGACTGACATAGGAGTTTTCTCGAATGACCTTCTTCCGCGTTCGCGGTTTCGAAATTTTCGGGTTCAGTAGGCGTTGGGGTGGGCGAAGCCGACGAAGATGGTCAGCAGGATGATTCGCAGGTCGAAGGCCAGCGACCAGCGTTCGATATAGAAGAGATCGTACTGGACGCGGCGCTCCATCTTTTCCAGTGTGTCGGTCTCGCCGCGCAGGCCATTGACCTGGGCCCAGCCGGTAATGCCGGGCTTGACCTTGTGACGGGCGAGATATTCGTCGATCAGGCGGGCATATTGTTCGTTGTGGGCGACGGCGTGCGGACGCGGACCGACGATCGACATGTCTCCGAGGAGGACATTGAGGAACTGGGGAAGTTCGTCGAGACTGGTGCGGCGGATGAAGCGTCCCACACGAGTGATACGGTCGTCATCCTTCTTCGCCTGGCGGACGATGGCACCATCCTCGCAGGTTTCCACATACATCGAGCGGAATTTATAGACCTCGATGATCTCGTTATTGAAGCCGTAGCGCTTCTGCTTGAACAGGATCGGGCCCTTGGAGGTGAGCTTCACGGCCAGCGCCACGGCGATCATGACCGGCGAGATCAGGAACAGGATAACGGTGGCGAGGATGCGGTCCTCCACGGCCTTGACGATCCAGTCCCATCCGGCGAGCGGCTTCTCCGAGACATTGATGACGGGAACGCCGCCCAGCTGGGACATTTCCATGTTGGGGATATCAAGGCCGATGACGTCGGGACAGAGGCGGATGTCGACCGGCAGGTTCCGGAGCTTGCGCATCCAGTTGAAGAGCCGGCCCTCCGCACTCCAGGGCAGGGCGACAACCACCTGGTCGACCCGGTGCTCGCGGGCGAACATCAACAGGTCATCGAGTGTCCCCAAAACGGGATAACCGGCGACATAGTCGGGAACGCGATCCTTGCGGTCATCGAACAGGCCGATGAGATTGACGCCGGGATCGGCCTTTTGAAGGTTCTCGACGAAGCGTCTCCCATGCTCGCCCGCGCCAATCACGACGACGTTGCGGTGAAGGCGGCCGGTATTGTACCAGGCCCTGAGCTGCAGCCGCAGGCCGATCCGCAGGCCGATCAGCATGATGAAGCCTGTCACCAGCCACAGGGCCACCCAGGCGCGAGAGACCTCGTCCAGGATCTGCGCCATGAAGCCCAGCGCGAGCATGAGGGCGACGACCAGCGGCCAGACCATGATGAGCCGCTTGGCCTGCTCGTAGAGCGAGGGAAGGTGCTTGAAGTTGTAGATGCCGGCGAGCTGGAAGGAATTGATGGCGAGAACGACGCTAAGCGCCAACGAGTAATAGGTGAAGGCGACGGGCGCATTGCCGCTGAACCGCATGTAGTGCGACAGGAATCCGGCAAGGACGATCACGATGGCGTCGGCCAGCCGCACCAGCCCGACGACCACCTGCGGCGAGAGCCAGTCCGAGCGGGGCGGCCCTGAACGGCCGTGGGTCTTGCCGCCATGGTCGATTGTCAACTGCACGCTATGCCATCCACTTGTCGAACATGAATTCTTGAGGAACGATTGCCGCAAGAGCATTACGGTTTCGTCCTCGGGATCATTCATCTCACAATCGTATGAATCTTTGGTTAAGACCCGACGGCCGGATGTCCTGATCGCCGAGCCGATTTATATCATCAACAGTGTCTGAAAAACCACAAATTCTACTATAGGTAGAATTATTTTCCACGCCAGACAGGCTCCCGCTTTTCGGCGAATGCCTTCGCGCCCTCAAGCTGGTCCTCGCTTTCGTAGAGCTGCCGGACGGTGGCGATCCGTTTGCCGGTCACCATGTCCATGGCCTGCTGAAACGGCAGATGGCCGGTTTCCCGCAGCGTTTCCTTGATGGCGGCAAAGACCAAAGGCGGGCCTCCGGCGAGCAGCCCCGCGATTTCCAGTGCGCGTTCGAGCAACTTCCCGGCCGGCACGACCTCGTTGACCAGTCCGAAGTGGTGGGCTTCTCCGGCATCCATCCATCGACCGGTAAACAGCATGTCCATGGCCACATGGAACGGGAGGCGTCGCGGCAGCTTGATGGTGGCGGCATCGGCCAGCGTGCCGGCCCGGATCTCCGGAAGGGCCAGGCGGACGTGCTCGGCGGCGATGATCAGGTCGCAGGCCAGTGCCAGTTCGAACCCGCCGCCGACGGTCATGCCGTTGAGGGCGGCGATCACCGGCTTGTTCAGGCCGGGAAGCTCCTGAAGCCCGCCAAATCCACCGACGCCATAATCCTGATCCGGGCGCTCATCGCCGGCAGCCACGGCCTTGAGGTCCCATCCGGCCGAAAAGAACTTTTCGCCCCCGCCGGTGACGATGGCGACCCGAAGGCCGGTATCGTCGCGAAAGGACGCAAAGACCCGTCCGAGCTCGCGACTGGTGGCCGCATCAATGGCATTGGCCTTGGGCCGGTCGAGGGTGACGATGAGGGTCCTGTCGCGTTGTTCGGTACGAACGGTCATGATTTCTCCGCAGGGTACATCCGCAAGATGGCATCGGCCGCCACGGCCTTGCTGGCCGTCACGATGAGCGGGTTGATCTCCAGTTCAACGAGTTGCCGTTCATGGGCGAGGGCGAAGCGCTGCAGCGCCAGGATTGCTTCGACCGTCGCATCGATATCGCCCGCACGACCCGGACCGTCGCCCGCGAGGCGACGTGCCACGCGCAGCCGGCCGATGGCCTTGCGGATACTTTCTTCCGTTTCGGGGATGATCAGCACCTGTCGATCATTGAACCACTCGACCAATGTGCCGCCCGAACCGATCACGAGGTATAACCCCAGGGCCGGATCGTGGCGAATCCCGACCAGCAGTTCACCGACGGTTCCACGGATCATCCGTTCGACGAGGACGCGCGCCGAGATTTCCAGGAGTGCGCGCGTGGCGAGGTCGATGCTTCCGGGGTCGCGCAGGTCGAGATGCACGCCACCTCTCGCGCTCTTGTGGGCGATCTCGGCGCTCAGGGCCTTGAGGACGACCGCACCTCCGATATCGGCGGCGGCATCGATGGCGTCCTGCGGCGAGGCGACGGGGCGGCCGACCGGAATCGCGATCCCGTAAGCCGCGATCAGCCGCTTGGCCTCGGCCTCGTCGAAGCTGCGCACGGGACGTCCTTCATCAGCCGGGGATGGCGGCCCATCGCATTCGTTCCCGTCATCGCGATTGATGACCGGCGATCCGGCATGGCTGCCGATGAATGCCGCCGCCGCCACCGCGTCGAGACTGTCCTCGATGCCGCAAAGCGGGACGATACCGCGCTCGACGAGGCTTTCCGCCAACATTTCGGGCATGGCTTCCGGCAGGCTGGAGACCACGGCAATGCGCTTGCCGGCCGCGTCGCCGGCCCTGATCCACGCATCGAGCACCGCACGCCATTCTTGATCGGGACAACGGTCTGTGCGCGGCATGTCGAGCACGAGTGCTGCGAGGGCGTGGCCACCTCGCATTGTCGCCTCGAAGGTTCGTTCGAGACGCTCCGGCCTGAGCCAGTCGAAGGTATGATAGTCGAAGGGATTGCCGATCGTCACGAGCGGATTGGTCGTCGCTGCAATACGCTCGACATCGTCATCGTCGAAGGGACTGAGGTCGATGTCCCGCGATGATGCGGCATCGGCCACCAGCGCCGCCTCGCCACCGGAACAGCTCAAAGATACCAGGCTGCGGCCGGGCAGGGCACCATGTACATGCAGGAGCTTGAGTGTTTCGAGGAAGGCGCCGATCGAGTCGACACGGGCCGCACCGATACGCCGCAACCAGGCGTCGAGCACGTCGTCGCTGCCGGTGATCGTTGCGGTATGACTCACCACCTGCCGCGCTCCGGCTTCGCTGCGCCCCGATTTGAGGACTACCACGGGGCGATTCTCCGATCGCGCGTGTTCCACGGCACCGGCTAGGGCGGTCGCCCGGGATATCCCTTCGAGATGCAGGCCAATGGCCGTTATCCGGTCGTCGTCGAGCAGGGCTTCGACAAGATCGGCCGCATCGACGCTGGCCTGATTGCCCAGTGCGATGACAAAGGCGATCGGCAGTCCACGCCGTTGCATGGTCATGTTGATGAGAATGTTGCTCGACTGGCCGATGATGGCGACGCCGCGTCGGCAAGGCTTGCCGCCGTGATGGTCCAGCCACAGGGCTGCACCGTCGAGATAGTTGATGAAGCCGTAAGCATTCGGACCGATGACCGGCATTCTGCCGGCGGCTTCGACCAGGTTGCGTTCGAGCACCGCACCGATCGTACCTGTCTCGCGATAGCCGGATGCGTAGGCGATTGCGCCGCCGGCACGCTTCACGCGAAGTTCGGCCATGATGTCGATGCTGGCCTTGCGGTTGACGGCAACAAAGGCAGCATCAGGCGAGATGTCGAGATCGGTGATACCGGGGACTGCAGCAATGCCCTCGATCTCGTCATGGTCGGGGTGGACGGCGCGGATCTGGCCACCATAGCCGCTCCGGCGCAGGGTGCGGATGACGGACGCCGCGATCGCGCCGCCGATTACCGCGATCGATCGGGGATGCAGCAGCCGGTCGAGCGATGGTCTGTCCATTTCATGCCCCCAGAGGGCGAAGGAGATCCCGGCTGATGATGTGCCGCTGGATCTCCGAGGTTCCTTCCCAGATCCGCTCGACCCGCGCATCGCGCCAGAAGCGCTCGATGCCGGTTTCGGCCATGAGCCCCATTCCGCCGAATATCTGCAGGGTGTGATCGGTGACGCGTGCCAGCATTTCAGTGGCGTAGAGCTTGGCCGAGGCAATCTCGCGATTGGATTCGAGCCCCTGATCGAGACGCCATGCCGCCATCAACGTGAGGAGATCGGCAGCGTCGATTTCGGTGATCATGTCGGCAAGCTTGAAAGAGGTGCCCTGGAACCTGCCGATGGGCTGCCCGAATTGCCGGCGCCCGGCTGCCCAGTGCAGGGCCTGGTCGAAGACCCGCCGTGCCCGACCCACGCTCATGGCCGCCACGGTGATGCGGGTCGCGAACAGCCACTCATTGGCCAGATCGAAGCCGCGGCCTTCCTCTCCGAGAATGGCTCCGGCCGGCACACGGCAGTTATCGAAGGACAGTACGCAGTTGTGATAACCGCGATGCGAAACCGAGTTGTAGCCGGGGAGAATCTCGAATCCGGGAGTTCCCTTGTCCACGAGAAAACAGGTGATGCGCTTCCTGGGGCCGCGTGGCGAGTCGTCCTCGCCGGTTGCGGCAAACAGGATCACGAAATCGGCGATATCGGCATGGCTGATGAAGTGTTTTGTGCCATTGATGATCCAGTCCGACCCGTCGGGTTTCGCTGAACAGCGCATGCCGCGTACATCGGAGCCTGCATCGGGTTCCGTCATGGCCAGGCAGTCGATCTTCTCGCCCCGCACGCAGGGCGCAAGGTAGCGTTCGCGCTGAACGTCGTCGCAGGCGCAGAGGATCCCCGAAGGACGCCCCCAGAACACGGACAGGGCATAGGACGCACGCCCGAGTTCGCGTTCGAGCAGCGTGAATGCCAGGTTGTCCAGCCCGCCGCCGCCGAACGCTTCGGGGATGTTGGGTGCGTAGAAGCCCAGTTCCCGGACTTTGCGCTGGATATCGCGACCGATCTCGACCGGTACTTTTCCGGTGCGCTCGACTTCGGCTTCGAGTGGATAAAGTTCCCGTTCGACGAAGTTACGCACCGTATCGACGATCAGCTCCTGTTCATCGGTGAGTGCAAGGTTCATGGACGTCCCGCCCGGGCATTCAGGACCTCGCCGGCGCCGAAGTCCCGGGTGGCGAGACCCTTCATGATCTCGACCAGGCAGTTGTCCCGCATCGTCTCGAAGTGGCTCACCGGCAGGCCGCCGGCCTGGGCATCCGATTGTTCGCAGATGCGGTCGAGCAACGCATCATCGAGTTCCGGAGTATCCATCAGCTTCGTCCATGGCCATTTCAGGCTCGGCCCGAACTGTTCCATGAAATGCCGCATGCCCGCTTCGCCACCGCCGACCCGGTAGGTGAGGAAGGGTCCGAAGAACGCCCAGCGCAGACCCGGCCCGAAGCGGATCGCGTCGTCGATCTCTTCCGCGGTAGCGACCCCGTCATGCACGAGCCAGAGCGCTTCGCGCCACATCGCCTCCATCAGGCGGTCGGCAATGAACCCGTCGACCTCGTTGCGCACGTGCAGCGGCCGCATGGCGACGCTGCGATAGAGCGCGATGGCCTTCTCCTTTGCCTCGTTCGAGGTTGCCGCTCCGCCGCAGACCTCGACCAGTGGCACCAGGTAGGGAGGCACGAACGGATGGCCGACAACGAACCGCCCGGGGTGAACCATATCTTTTTGCAAATCACTGGGACGAAGGCCGGAGGTCGATGATGCGATCACGGTGTCAGCCGGAGCATGCCGCGATATTTCAGCCAGTATCTCCTGCTTGAGCTCCAGCCGCTCGGGCACCGATTCCTGGATGAAACCGGCATTACCGACGGCAGCGGCGATGTTGTCGACGAGGTCGACCTTTCCGGCTTCGCGGTCGAGCCAGCCCAATTGCCCGTAGGCCCCTCGCGCATTGGCCAGCTGTCTGTCGATCATGGATCGGGCATTCGCCGCAGGATCGAACAGCTTCACGTCATGTCCGTGCAGCGAGAAGCGCGCCGCCCAGCCGCCACCGATCACTCCGCCACCGATGAGGCCGATCCTGGTCATGCGAATTTCCTCAAGCGGAGTTTCTCCCTGACCTCGGAAGGGCCGACAATCCGCGCGCCCATGGCGGTCAGGATCGTCGCCGCCCGCTCGACCAGCTGGGCGTTGGTAGCCAGGATGCCGCGCGAAAGGTAGATGTTGTCCTCAAGGCCGACACGGACATTGCCTCCCGCAAGGGCGGCCATGGCAACGAAGGGAAGCTGCATCCGGCCGATGGAAAAGGCGGAGAACACCGTACCCGGGGGAAGCTGGTTGACCATTGCCAGCAATGTGCCGGGATCGTCGGGCGCGCCGTAGGGGATGCCGGTGCATAGCTGGACGAGGAACGGCTCGTCGATCAATCCTTCCTTGAGCAATTGTCTGGCCATGACCAGATGGCCGGTGTCGAACACCTCGACCTCCGGCCGGACGCCGGCCTTCTGGATGCGTGCGGCCATCGCCCGCAACATGGCGGGCGTATTGGTCATGACGTAGTCGCCCTCGGCGAAGTTCATCGTGCCGCAGTCGAGCGTGCAGATCTCGGGCAGCAACTCGCTGACATGCTCCAGGCGTTCCTCTGCCCCCGCCATGTCCGTACCTTCGGCGTTGAGCGGCAGGGGGTGGTCGACCCCGCCCAGCATCAGGTCGCCCCCCATCCCGGCGGTGAGATTGAGGACGACATCGACATCGGCGGAGCGCACCCGATCGACGACCTCGCGGTAGAGTTCCACCCGTCGGGATGGCTTTCCGGTCTCCGGATCCCGCACGTGACAATGGGCGATGGCTGCCCCGGCCCGTGCCGCTTCGATCGCATCGCGGGCGATTTCCCCAGGCGTCACCGGCACCTTGTCGCTCTTGTCTGTGGTATCTCCCGCACCGGTAAGGGCAGCGGTGATGAAGACCTCGTAATTCATGCGCGACCTCTCCCTGACCTGAATGACGATAGAACTCTATCGGGATCTTGGCGAGGACCGTTGAGCGATATGGAGGATTTCCATATCGCCTGCATTCAGGAGAATTCGGAGCGCACCTTGTCACCGTGCTCGCCCAGCCGCGGCACGGGACCGACGCTCATCGCCTCGCCGCGCACGACGGCACCCGGCGAGAGCAGCTGCAGTTCCTGCCCTTCGGTTCGAACCGCGAGGAATCGCGCCTGCGGATGGTGTTCAAGGTCGTCCAGCGAACTCAGGCGGCCGAATGCGATACCGGCCGTCTTGAGTTCCTCGACCAGTTGGTCGCGGCTTCGAAGGCCGAAGGATTTGCGGATGACCTCATCGAGGGCAGGGCGGTTGGCGACGCGGGCGCTGTTGTCGCCGAATCTGGGATCGGTGGCGATTGTCCCATCGCCGAGAATGTCGCTGCACAGCTTGGCCCATTCCCGCTCGTTCTGGATGGAGATCAGCACTTCGCGACCATCGCCACAGGGATAAACTCCATACGGGGCAATGGTCGGGTGATTGAGGCCCATGCGTGGCGGTGTATGGCCGCCATATCTGTGTTGCAGATAGGGCACATTCATCCAGTCGGCCATGGCATGGAACAGGGACACCTCGATGATCCGCCCCGCCCCGCTTCGTTCGCGGGCGAACAGGGCCTGCAGAATGGCCTGGAAGGCGGTCATGCCTGCCGCAATGTCGCAGACCGAGACCCCGACCCGTGCAGGCCCCTCGGCCGTTCCGTTGATCTGCGCGAGTCCACTTTCGGCCTGCACGAGCAGGTCGTAGGCCTTGAGGTCCTTGCCCGGTCCCTCCGTGCCATAACCCGAAATTCCACAAATCACCAACTGGGGAAACTGACTGTGCAGGCTTTCAGCGCCCAGTCCCAGGCGCTCCGTCGCACCCGGCGCAAGGTTCTGGATGAAGACGTCGGCGCGGGCGATCATCCGCCTGAGCAACTCCCGGTCGCCATCATTCTTCAGATCGAGACAGATCGATTCCTTGCCTCGATTGAGCCATACGAAATAGGCACTGTTCCCTGCTGCGAGATTGTCATAGCGCCGGGCAAAGTCTCCTTCGGGCCGCTCGACCTTGATCACCCGCGCTCCCGCATCGGCGAGCTTGCACGCGGCATAGGGAGCCGCCACGGCCTGTTCCACGGAAACGACCAATAGTCCTTCGAGATCCCCGTTCATGCCTTGTCGTTCCTCCATGGCACCTTCAACCGTTGCTGCTGGAAGTGTTGCCCTCAATCGGGCGATGCGGCAAGGCTGGCCAGCCATTCGCACTTCTGCTTTATCCGCGCCATGACAGAGCC
Proteins encoded in this region:
- a CDS encoding IS256 family transposase gives rise to the protein MPARKKPTQRERLIDQLLVGQDPSTLFDKGGLLDELKRQLAERALNAEMDHHLAGEASEGKSNSRNGYSSKTVITDSGKFGIAVPRDRLSTFDPQLIAKYRRRLPGFDEKIISMYARGMTVREIRGHLDEIYGVDVSPELISAVTDDILDEVAEWQNRPLESLYPLVFFDALRVKIRDEGMVRNKAVYVALGVRLDGQKEILGLWIEQTEGAKFWLRVMNELKNRGIEDILIAIVDGLKGFPEAITAVFPQTQVQTCIVHLIRNSLDFVSYKDRRAVAAELKTVYRAKDADAGMAALEAFDAGIWGQKYPAIAMSWRRNWQAVIPFFAFADDVRRIIYTTNAIEALNSKLRRAVRTRGHFPNDESAMKLLFLVLNLAEKEWRMPPREWAMAKAQFAILFEDRLRAA
- the galE gene encoding UDP-glucose 4-epimerase GalE, whose protein sequence is MERNVVVVGGAGYVGSHACKALAKAGYRPVVVDNLSTGNRWAVKWGPLELADMHRPEQLSDVFRRYAPIGVLHFAADALVGESMRHPSRYYRNNIVGTLNLLDACRAADCRHFVFSSTCAVYGNAAALPIREDTPTVPVNPYGASKLMVERILADHAMAYGLRYAALRYFNAAGADPDGEIGECRIVETHLIPLAIDAVLGRRPPLRIFGDDYPTEDGTAIRDYVHVSELASAHVRALDHLLRGGEPLVVNLGSGCGHSVHQVINCIEKISGRNVPHTVESRRSGDPPFLVADISLAKNDLEIVFDSALEKIVATAWSWATARLT
- a CDS encoding undecaprenyl-phosphate glucose phosphotransferase, producing MQLTIDHGGKTHGRSGPPRSDWLSPQVVVGLVRLADAIVIVLAGFLSHYMRFSGNAPVAFTYYSLALSVVLAINSFQLAGIYNFKHLPSLYEQAKRLIMVWPLVVALMLALGFMAQILDEVSRAWVALWLVTGFIMLIGLRIGLRLQLRAWYNTGRLHRNVVVIGAGEHGRRFVENLQKADPGVNLIGLFDDRKDRVPDYVAGYPVLGTLDDLLMFAREHRVDQVVVALPWSAEGRLFNWMRKLRNLPVDIRLCPDVIGLDIPNMEMSQLGGVPVINVSEKPLAGWDWIVKAVEDRILATVILFLISPVMIAVALAVKLTSKGPILFKQKRYGFNNEIIEVYKFRSMYVETCEDGAIVRQAKKDDDRITRVGRFIRRTSLDELPQFLNVLLGDMSIVGPRPHAVAHNEQYARLIDEYLARHKVKPGITGWAQVNGLRGETDTLEKMERRVQYDLFYIERWSLAFDLRIILLTIFVGFAHPNAY
- the caiD gene encoding crotonobetainyl-CoA hydratase; protein product: MTVRTEQRDRTLIVTLDRPKANAIDAATSRELGRVFASFRDDTGLRVAIVTGGGEKFFSAGWDLKAVAAGDERPDQDYGVGGFGGLQELPGLNKPVIAALNGMTVGGGFELALACDLIIAAEHVRLALPEIRAGTLADAATIKLPRRLPFHVAMDMLFTGRWMDAGEAHHFGLVNEVVPAGKLLERALEIAGLLAGGPPLVFAAIKETLRETGHLPFQQAMDMVTGKRIATVRQLYESEDQLEGAKAFAEKREPVWRGK
- a CDS encoding acetate--CoA ligase family protein, with product MDRPSLDRLLHPRSIAVIGGAIAASVIRTLRRSGYGGQIRAVHPDHDEIEGIAAVPGITDLDISPDAAFVAVNRKASIDIMAELRVKRAGGAIAYASGYRETGTIGAVLERNLVEAAGRMPVIGPNAYGFINYLDGAALWLDHHGGKPCRRGVAIIGQSSNILINMTMQRRGLPIAFVIALGNQASVDAADLVEALLDDDRITAIGLHLEGISRATALAGAVEHARSENRPVVVLKSGRSEAGARQVVSHTATITGSDDVLDAWLRRIGAARVDSIGAFLETLKLLHVHGALPGRSLVSLSCSGGEAALVADAASSRDIDLSPFDDDDVERIAATTNPLVTIGNPFDYHTFDWLRPERLERTFEATMRGGHALAALVLDMPRTDRCPDQEWRAVLDAWIRAGDAAGKRIAVVSSLPEAMPEMLAESLVERGIVPLCGIEDSLDAVAAAAFIGSHAGSPVINRDDGNECDGPPSPADEGRPVRSFDEAEAKRLIAAYGIAIPVGRPVASPQDAIDAAADIGGAVVLKALSAEIAHKSARGGVHLDLRDPGSIDLATRALLEISARVLVERMIRGTVGELLVGIRHDPALGLYLVIGSGGTLVEWFNDRQVLIIPETEESIRKAIGRLRVARRLAGDGPGRAGDIDATVEAILALQRFALAHERQLVELEINPLIVTASKAVAADAILRMYPAEKS
- a CDS encoding acyl-CoA dehydrogenase family protein, with amino-acid sequence MNLALTDEQELIVDTVRNFVERELYPLEAEVERTGKVPVEIGRDIQRKVRELGFYAPNIPEAFGGGGLDNLAFTLLERELGRASYALSVFWGRPSGILCACDDVQRERYLAPCVRGEKIDCLAMTEPDAGSDVRGMRCSAKPDGSDWIINGTKHFISHADIADFVILFAATGEDDSPRGPRKRITCFLVDKGTPGFEILPGYNSVSHRGYHNCVLSFDNCRVPAGAILGEEGRGFDLANEWLFATRITVAAMSVGRARRVFDQALHWAAGRRQFGQPIGRFQGTSFKLADMITEIDAADLLTLMAAWRLDQGLESNREIASAKLYATEMLARVTDHTLQIFGGMGLMAETGIERFWRDARVERIWEGTSEIQRHIISRDLLRPLGA
- a CDS encoding L-carnitine dehydrogenase is translated as MTRIGLIGGGVIGGGWAARFSLHGHDVKLFDPAANARSMIDRQLANARGAYGQLGWLDREAGKVDLVDNIAAAVGNAGFIQESVPERLELKQEILAEISRHAPADTVIASSTSGLRPSDLQKDMVHPGRFVVGHPFVPPYLVPLVEVCGGAATSNEAKEKAIALYRSVAMRPLHVRNEVDGFIADRLMEAMWREALWLVHDGVATAEEIDDAIRFGPGLRWAFFGPFLTYRVGGGEAGMRHFMEQFGPSLKWPWTKLMDTPELDDALLDRICEQSDAQAGGLPVSHFETMRDNCLVEIMKGLATRDFGAGEVLNARAGRP
- a CDS encoding 3-keto-5-aminohexanoate cleavage protein; its protein translation is MNYEVFITAALTGAGDTTDKSDKVPVTPGEIARDAIEAARAGAAIAHCHVRDPETGKPSRRVELYREVVDRVRSADVDVVLNLTAGMGGDLMLGGVDHPLPLNAEGTDMAGAEERLEHVSELLPEICTLDCGTMNFAEGDYVMTNTPAMLRAMAARIQKAGVRPEVEVFDTGHLVMARQLLKEGLIDEPFLVQLCTGIPYGAPDDPGTLLAMVNQLPPGTVFSAFSIGRMQLPFVAMAALAGGNVRVGLEDNIYLSRGILATNAQLVERAATILTAMGARIVGPSEVREKLRLRKFA
- a CDS encoding CoA transferase; its protein translation is MNGDLEGLLVVSVEQAVAAPYAACKLADAGARVIKVERPEGDFARRYDNLAAGNSAYFVWLNRGKESICLDLKNDGDRELLRRMIARADVFIQNLAPGATERLGLGAESLHSQFPQLVICGISGYGTEGPGKDLKAYDLLVQAESGLAQINGTAEGPARVGVSVCDIAAGMTAFQAILQALFARERSGAGRIIEVSLFHAMADWMNVPYLQHRYGGHTPPRMGLNHPTIAPYGVYPCGDGREVLISIQNEREWAKLCSDILGDGTIATDPRFGDNSARVANRPALDEVIRKSFGLRSRDQLVEELKTAGIAFGRLSSLDDLEHHPQARFLAVRTEGQELQLLSPGAVVRGEAMSVGPVPRLGEHGDKVRSEFS